A region from the Silene latifolia isolate original U9 population chromosome 7, ASM4854445v1, whole genome shotgun sequence genome encodes:
- the LOC141589948 gene encoding protein FAR1-RELATED SEQUENCE 5-like — MTEVQKQFVTKIKVLKLGGVKAYRGWKELCGGYDNIGATEVDFKNFVVDIKTYIGNFDAQMFVENLIGRKDTCNSFYFDFIVDENKCPWPECFGRSDLHKELHVFFGEVLSADATYGTNKYDMVFVPFTGVDHHKRCITFGAGLIGDESIECYTWLFKIFLEAMGGWQPRIIIIDQDKSMKSVVPEVFKESTHRLCMWHIMKKLREKVSYQLFQDEDFKTRLNREQWIPAYFKDVSMSGLMRVTSRSESENSFFDRFLTPHLTLVEFWVCYESALEAQRHKHPN, encoded by the exons ATGACAGAGGTACAGAAGCAATTTGTCACAAAGATAAAGGTGCTAAAACTAGGTGGTGTGAAAGCCTATAGAGGTTGGAAGGAGCTGTGTGGAGGTTACGACAACATTGGGGCTACTGAGGTTGATTTCAAAAACTTTGTCGTGGACATAAAAACCTACATTGGTAATTTTGATGCACAAATGTTTGTTGAAAATCTTATTGGGAGAAAAGACACATGCaattcattttactttgattttatagTAGATGAAAACAAGTGTCCGTGGCCGGAGTGTTTTGGGCGATCCGATCTGCATAAAGAACTACATGTCTTTTTCGGTGAGGTTTTATCAGCAGATGCTACATAtggaacaaacaaatacgatatgGTGTTTGTGCCTTTCACAGGAGTTGATCACCACAAAAGGTGCATAACGTTTGGAGCTGGGTTGATAGGTGATGAAAGTATTGAATGTTATACATGGCTGTTTAAGATATTTTTGGAAGCAATGGGCGGGTGGCAACCGAGAATTATAATTATTGATCAGGACAAATCAATGAAGTCGGTAGTCCCGGAAGTGTTTAAGGAGTCAACACACAGACTGTGCATGTGGCACATAATGAAGAAACTAAGAGAGAAAGTCAGTTATCAACTGTTTCAAGATGAGGATTTTAAGACCAGGCTCAAtag GGAACAGTGGATCCCTGCCTATTTTAAAGATGTTTCAATGTCTGGCTTGATGAGGGTTACTTCTAGGTCTGAGAGTGAAAACAGTTTCTTTGACAGGTTCCTCACACCTCATTTGACCCTTGTTGAGTTTTGGGTGTGCTATGAGAGTGCCTTGGAAGCACAGAGACACAAGCATCCAAATTGA